Proteins from a single region of Sphaerochaeta globosa str. Buddy:
- a CDS encoding SDR family NAD(P)-dependent oxidoreductase encodes MSMNILVTGSSGGMGFATCQLLAASGYTVYGLDYRQPKGPFSFHFLTADVTDSAQLEAAFQRVKEEAGSIQAILHFAGMYDLNSLIEIPEEEFVRIFNINLFGVYRINRLFLPLLEPSGRIIITTSELAPLDPLPFTGIYAATKTALESYAYALRMEIQLLGFSVSLLRPGAVSTALLGVSTNRLDAFCETTELYSCNALRFRTIVDKVESHSIPSEKIANLALRILRARRPRYVYTINRNPLLRLLNLLPPSWQTGIIRRILH; translated from the coding sequence ATGAGTATGAACATTCTCGTAACAGGCTCAAGCGGAGGCATGGGATTCGCAACCTGCCAGCTGTTGGCCGCATCCGGATATACCGTGTATGGTCTGGATTATCGTCAACCAAAAGGTCCGTTTTCTTTCCATTTTCTCACAGCCGATGTAACAGACAGCGCCCAACTGGAAGCTGCTTTTCAGAGGGTCAAGGAAGAAGCTGGTTCCATCCAAGCTATTCTTCACTTTGCAGGAATGTACGATTTGAACTCCCTGATCGAAATCCCCGAAGAAGAATTTGTCCGCATCTTCAATATCAATCTCTTCGGGGTGTACCGCATCAACCGCCTCTTTCTCCCGCTCTTGGAACCAAGCGGAAGGATTATTATCACAACCAGCGAATTGGCGCCGTTGGACCCGCTTCCGTTTACCGGAATATATGCAGCAACGAAAACTGCTCTGGAAAGCTATGCGTATGCACTTCGCATGGAGATTCAGCTTCTCGGGTTCAGTGTATCGCTGCTACGTCCGGGGGCTGTCAGTACCGCCCTCTTAGGGGTTTCCACAAACCGATTGGATGCTTTCTGTGAAACAACTGAATTATACTCATGTAATGCACTTCGATTCCGCACCATCGTCGACAAAGTGGAGTCGCACAGCATCCCATCAGAGAAGATTGCGAACCTGGCATTACGGATTCTGAGGGCCAGACGGCCACGGTATGTGTACACTATCAACCGCAACCCTTTACTTCGGCTCTTGAATCTTCTCCCGCCTTCCTGGCAGACGGGAATCATCCGTCGAATATTGCACTAA
- a CDS encoding GNAT family N-acetyltransferase: MQMGDIKLGMVTKETIHEHLVLRNLLKMYCYEWSQYNTLEVNADGNFAFETCASDYWTKEGYHALLISVHGTWAGFVLFDKEGLIVHKDYDYSLAEFFVMYTYRRGGVGRYVAKYLFDSFPGTWEIGYHPKNTPSVYFWDKVVNEYTNGAYEVRRSCPENKYHDGTLGDVLSFNSCTSRMSER, encoded by the coding sequence ATGCAGATGGGCGATATCAAACTGGGTATGGTTACCAAAGAAACCATCCATGAGCACCTTGTGTTGAGAAATCTGCTGAAGATGTACTGCTATGAATGGTCCCAGTACAATACGCTTGAGGTGAATGCGGATGGGAATTTTGCTTTTGAAACATGCGCATCCGATTATTGGACAAAAGAGGGGTATCATGCCTTGCTGATCTCTGTCCATGGTACGTGGGCAGGCTTTGTTCTCTTTGACAAGGAAGGCCTCATTGTGCATAAGGATTATGATTATTCCCTGGCAGAGTTTTTTGTGATGTACACGTATCGGCGTGGCGGTGTTGGAAGGTATGTTGCCAAGTACCTTTTTGATTCGTTCCCTGGAACATGGGAGATAGGCTACCATCCGAAGAATACCCCTTCCGTGTATTTCTGGGACAAAGTAGTCAACGAATATACGAACGGGGCATACGAAGTGAGACGTTCATGCCCTGAAAACAAGTACCATGACGGGACGCTGGGAGACGTGCTCTCTTTCAATTCCTGTACATCAAGGATGAGCGAACGCTGA
- a CDS encoding serine hydrolase domain-containing protein — MNRKTIITIGLIAGLLISIVIALLGLSLYGKAMMGKIPALSFDEALHYTLQDNEGAVVTVGLLKDGQASYTVYGPDGAILPPTLHTYEIGSLTKTFTATLVAKAVQEGRISLDDTIDQYIALPSNNTYPTIEQLLTHTSGYKSLYFAWPMAANFFTRDNDFFGITKAMVRNRLASLSVPDTTYAYEYSNFGYATLALVLEEIYDQEYAALVTALACDDLHLPNTHISDKNGDLGDYWQWKAGDAYLSAGGLVSTIEDMLAYAQLQLGKQGYIGSSQESLQHIGATNEQYELLGIRLDWIAMAWIIDEENGFIWHNGATSKYNSYLAFDPVRQIAVVILSNLSAKSRIPATVLGVKLMQGL, encoded by the coding sequence ATGAATCGAAAAACAATCATTACAATCGGTCTTATTGCAGGGCTTCTCATTAGTATTGTCATTGCCCTTCTTGGCTTGTCGTTGTATGGCAAGGCAATGATGGGAAAGATTCCGGCTCTCTCATTCGATGAGGCTCTGCACTACACGCTGCAGGACAATGAAGGGGCGGTTGTTACGGTAGGCCTACTCAAGGACGGACAAGCTTCCTATACCGTCTACGGCCCCGATGGGGCTATTCTTCCTCCTACGCTTCACACCTATGAAATTGGTTCTCTGACGAAAACCTTTACGGCAACGCTGGTGGCGAAAGCCGTTCAGGAAGGAAGGATTTCATTGGACGATACCATCGATCAGTATATTGCACTGCCATCCAACAACACGTATCCAACCATCGAACAGCTTTTGACGCACACCTCAGGCTACAAGTCACTCTATTTTGCATGGCCGATGGCAGCGAACTTCTTTACCAGGGATAACGACTTTTTCGGCATTACGAAAGCCATGGTAAGAAATCGATTGGCTTCGTTGTCCGTGCCTGACACAACGTATGCATACGAGTATTCAAACTTCGGCTATGCCACCTTGGCTCTTGTTTTAGAAGAAATCTACGATCAGGAGTATGCAGCACTGGTTACTGCATTGGCATGCGACGATTTGCATCTGCCAAATACGCACATTTCTGATAAGAACGGGGACTTGGGCGACTATTGGCAGTGGAAGGCAGGCGATGCATACCTGAGTGCCGGTGGATTGGTGTCAACTATTGAAGACATGTTGGCGTATGCGCAGCTGCAGCTTGGCAAGCAAGGCTACATCGGTTCAAGCCAGGAAAGCCTTCAGCACATTGGTGCCACAAACGAGCAGTATGAGCTGCTGGGCATCCGCCTCGACTGGATCGCAATGGCTTGGATAATCGATGAAGAGAACGGTTTTATCTGGCATAACGGTGCAACCAGCAAGTACAACAGCTATCTGGCCTTCGATCCTGTTCGTCAGATAGCTGTGGTGATTCTCTCAAACCTCTCAGCGAAATCCCGTATTCCCGCAACAGTGCTCGGTGTAAAGCTGATGCAAGGATTGTAA
- a CDS encoding TetR/AcrR family transcriptional regulator — translation MTKSIRKKKDIENRRNEILDAVERIYEQGTFETVTMDEIAKEAEFTKQTLYAYFKGKDEIMASIYVRAANKINQMIKAKLDEKESMTGYEKLDLMRIVFTEIAVKKPFYTKMMSIYQLKDLREFKNLGIYDEILAKNANLSSYMSDCISRGKLDGSIASTVDVQSGVLFLKALILGTVSMVVYNEEYLRQELDLTPFDSLRNIFEFSMRAFQSK, via the coding sequence ATGACAAAGTCCATTCGTAAGAAAAAAGACATTGAAAATCGACGAAATGAAATACTGGATGCAGTAGAACGCATCTATGAACAAGGTACCTTTGAAACGGTGACCATGGATGAAATTGCCAAGGAAGCCGAGTTTACCAAGCAAACGCTCTATGCCTATTTCAAGGGCAAGGACGAAATAATGGCGTCGATCTATGTACGTGCCGCCAATAAAATCAATCAGATGATCAAAGCGAAGCTCGATGAGAAAGAGTCTATGACCGGGTATGAGAAACTTGATCTAATGAGGATTGTATTTACCGAAATAGCCGTGAAGAAGCCTTTCTACACAAAAATGATGTCGATCTACCAACTCAAGGATTTGCGAGAGTTCAAGAACCTGGGAATCTACGATGAGATACTTGCCAAGAATGCCAATCTGTCCAGCTACATGTCCGACTGCATATCCCGGGGCAAATTGGACGGAAGTATCGCAAGTACTGTTGATGTCCAAAGCGGTGTCTTGTTTCTGAAAGCACTCATTCTGGGAACTGTCTCGATGGTCGTCTATAATGAGGAATACTTACGCCAGGAACTGGATTTAACCCCTTTTGATTCATTGAGAAACATCTTTGAATTCAGTATGAGAGCGTTTCAATCGAAGTAA
- a CDS encoding ABC transporter permease, whose amino-acid sequence MAVILGSSATNIIANLIQSITDLKEKASPADIAQMHAGEYSQASLDRFTEQNQEHIAMQETMTLLPIEGFDIQYGDNKTFGGTIQDIFFVVQNKKFDFLLDLNNEKLEVGEGEVAVPIHFMVEHDLQVGDTLTVATQEYTKAFTISDYVRDYEMNAAIASSKRFVVNPADYEGMLEKQTGTLEYIIEFKLKENGSAQAVQTAYIEAGLPANGPTVGAMVFMLFNAMSDVAIAMVIVVIGSLLIVISAFCIKLTFLATMDEDLREIGVMKAMGLCKRDIRGVYLTKYRVMALAAGLLGYLLSFGAVQLFSGNMRLFLSSDLTGNLKFVLSLVAPLLVYLMIMLYCKKVLKRIDAITAVQALRSDIRENGKSKNYRFSLMNNKFLGTNLSMALRDVAVRFKLYRLLLGIFIVSTFIVILPLNVYNTMNSPDFSTYMGIGKSDMRIDVRKTKTIVQDFQRLQEELAHDSDIHTFAAYVTCYYQIQNTEGAWDYVLLETGDFSVFPLQYLQGRAPMREGEIALSYANASADGLHKNIGDEVVIKVGGVDTRLKVCGIYQDITNGGKTAKAHSSLGLNEDSILWYIVNIDVVPGVEIREKMDYYQKSYATAQVNDIREYTRQTLGNLIDQMGKVVLFGGLVAILIVVLITALFLKMLLSKDMSQIAIMRSIGLNTKTIRGHYMTGTITILVLGIIVGVIASHYLGGLIVSMAMSSMGVASMQLIEVPWQTWLVCPLILLVVVGLTVSVCCRVTVEDDISVVLRS is encoded by the coding sequence ATGGCAGTTATATTGGGCTCCAGTGCGACCAACATCATCGCAAACCTGATCCAGTCGATAACCGATCTGAAGGAGAAGGCCAGCCCTGCCGATATTGCTCAGATGCATGCGGGAGAATATTCTCAAGCCTCTTTGGACAGATTTACCGAACAAAACCAAGAGCATATCGCAATGCAGGAAACGATGACGCTTCTGCCCATCGAGGGATTCGATATCCAATATGGTGACAATAAAACCTTTGGGGGAACCATCCAGGATATTTTCTTTGTCGTGCAGAATAAGAAGTTCGATTTCCTGTTGGACCTGAACAATGAGAAGCTCGAGGTGGGCGAAGGGGAAGTGGCGGTTCCCATCCATTTCATGGTAGAGCATGACCTACAAGTCGGTGATACCCTCACCGTGGCAACACAAGAGTATACGAAAGCGTTCACCATCTCCGATTACGTACGTGACTATGAGATGAATGCCGCAATTGCTTCTTCCAAGCGATTTGTCGTCAACCCGGCCGACTATGAGGGTATGCTCGAGAAGCAAACGGGTACCTTGGAATACATCATTGAATTCAAGCTGAAAGAAAACGGCAGCGCCCAGGCTGTTCAGACTGCCTATATCGAAGCAGGGCTTCCGGCAAACGGTCCTACCGTCGGGGCGATGGTGTTCATGCTCTTCAATGCGATGTCCGATGTGGCAATTGCCATGGTAATTGTGGTAATCGGGAGCCTGCTCATCGTTATTTCCGCGTTCTGCATCAAACTTACGTTTTTGGCAACCATGGATGAGGACCTGAGAGAAATCGGGGTCATGAAGGCGATGGGACTCTGTAAAAGGGACATCAGGGGTGTGTACCTGACCAAATACAGAGTCATGGCACTCGCTGCGGGATTACTGGGCTATCTCCTCTCGTTTGGTGCAGTTCAGCTGTTCAGCGGCAATATGCGGCTTTTTCTCTCCTCGGACCTGACGGGAAACCTAAAATTTGTGCTTTCCCTTGTTGCCCCCCTGCTTGTCTATCTCATGATCATGCTGTACTGCAAGAAAGTACTGAAAAGAATCGATGCCATCACGGCAGTCCAGGCCTTGCGTTCCGATATACGGGAGAATGGGAAGAGCAAGAACTATAGGTTCTCGCTGATGAATAACAAGTTTTTGGGCACCAACCTCTCCATGGCGCTTCGTGATGTCGCTGTGCGTTTCAAGTTGTATCGGTTGCTGCTTGGGATTTTTATCGTAAGTACCTTCATCGTAATTCTTCCCCTGAATGTCTATAACACCATGAATTCCCCGGATTTTTCAACCTACATGGGAATTGGGAAATCCGATATGAGAATTGATGTACGAAAAACGAAGACCATCGTACAGGATTTCCAGAGGCTGCAGGAAGAATTGGCACATGACTCGGACATCCACACATTTGCAGCCTATGTAACCTGTTACTACCAGATACAGAACACAGAAGGTGCATGGGATTATGTATTGCTTGAGACGGGTGATTTCTCGGTCTTCCCCTTACAGTACTTGCAAGGCAGGGCGCCGATGAGGGAGGGAGAAATTGCACTTTCCTATGCCAATGCCTCAGCAGATGGATTACATAAGAACATAGGTGATGAGGTGGTAATAAAGGTTGGCGGAGTCGATACAAGACTGAAGGTGTGCGGTATCTATCAGGACATTACCAATGGCGGAAAAACCGCAAAAGCACACAGCAGTCTTGGTTTGAACGAAGACTCCATTCTGTGGTACATCGTGAACATCGATGTCGTTCCAGGCGTCGAGATACGCGAAAAAATGGATTACTATCAGAAATCGTATGCAACTGCTCAGGTTAATGACATCAGAGAGTATACAAGACAGACTCTTGGAAACCTCATCGATCAGATGGGAAAAGTAGTTCTATTCGGTGGTTTGGTTGCAATCCTCATTGTCGTGTTGATTACTGCACTTTTTCTGAAAATGCTGCTGTCAAAGGATATGTCCCAAATCGCAATCATGAGAAGCATTGGACTGAATACCAAAACCATCAGGGGCCACTATATGACGGGAACGATAACGATTCTGGTCCTTGGAATCATCGTAGGAGTGATTGCTTCCCATTACCTCGGCGGCCTGATTGTGAGTATGGCAATGTCCTCAATGGGGGTTGCAAGCATGCAACTCATCGAGGTCCCTTGGCAGACCTGGTTGGTGTGCCCGCTTATACTGCTAGTGGTGGTGGGCCTGACCGTATCGGTTTGCTGCAGGGTTACGGTAGAAGACGATATTTCTGTGGTACTAAGAAGTTAG
- a CDS encoding ABC transporter ATP-binding protein: MNAIVEAKGLNKKVTLGNNNELHILKHIDLVIEAGEFVSVMGPSGSGKSTLLYTLSGMDRLTSGSVTVQGRELGGLKEEELAKIRLTTMGFIFQDINLLKNLSVIDNVMFPALVKKGADKDAVHQKAKKLLEMTGIDTLENNTITQASGGQLQRAGICRALINDPAIIFGDEPTGALDSKSAAEIMEILANINQTGTTAMLVTHDAKVAAKTERILYMLDGRIVAQKNMGKFDAKQAQLKEREENVMKWLMENGI; this comes from the coding sequence GTGAATGCAATAGTTGAAGCAAAAGGCCTGAATAAGAAAGTAACTTTGGGCAATAATAATGAACTTCATATTCTCAAGCACATCGATTTGGTGATTGAAGCGGGTGAATTCGTATCGGTCATGGGTCCCTCGGGAAGTGGAAAGTCTACGCTCTTGTACACGCTCAGCGGGATGGACAGGCTTACCAGCGGGAGCGTCACCGTGCAAGGGCGTGAACTTGGCGGCCTGAAGGAAGAAGAGCTGGCAAAAATTCGTCTCACCACCATGGGGTTCATTTTTCAGGATATCAATCTTTTGAAGAACCTCTCGGTGATCGATAATGTTATGTTTCCGGCTCTCGTAAAAAAGGGAGCGGATAAGGATGCGGTCCATCAGAAAGCAAAGAAACTGTTGGAAATGACTGGAATCGATACACTTGAGAATAATACCATCACACAGGCTTCCGGGGGACAGCTGCAGCGAGCCGGTATCTGTAGAGCCTTGATCAACGATCCCGCCATCATATTCGGGGATGAACCGACTGGGGCATTGGATTCAAAATCGGCAGCCGAGATTATGGAAATTCTTGCGAATATCAATCAAACAGGCACCACCGCGATGCTGGTTACCCACGATGCAAAGGTAGCAGCAAAAACCGAGCGAATACTCTATATGCTCGATGGAAGAATAGTTGCACAAAAGAACATGGGTAAATTCGACGCTAAGCAGGCTCAGCTCAAGGAACGAGAGGAGAATGTGATGAAGTGGCTGATGGAGAACGGAATCTAA
- a CDS encoding NAD(P)H-dependent oxidoreductase, which yields MHRVVVRECGEIGVPCEYELDLRKTDIKDCLGCWSCWLKTPGRCVHSDLNEFYKAYLSAQKVVIFSKVSHGFVSGNLKTLFDRMIGLYLPYLTFKSGESMHVRRYEKYPEVELYYEGEFSSPEDEKIYVDYIHRVFYHFYSTCNIVKPIAQFPTEEIQR from the coding sequence ATGCATAGAGTCGTAGTGAGAGAGTGCGGTGAAATTGGTGTTCCTTGTGAGTATGAGCTTGATTTGAGGAAAACCGATATAAAGGATTGTCTCGGATGTTGGTCATGCTGGCTTAAGACTCCGGGGCGATGCGTACATTCTGATTTGAATGAGTTCTACAAGGCGTATTTATCTGCTCAAAAGGTAGTCATTTTTTCGAAAGTTTCCCATGGGTTTGTAAGCGGCAACCTGAAAACGCTGTTCGACCGCATGATCGGTCTCTACCTTCCGTATTTGACCTTCAAGAGTGGGGAGTCGATGCATGTTCGCCGATATGAAAAATACCCTGAGGTTGAGCTTTACTATGAGGGGGAATTCTCTTCCCCCGAGGATGAGAAAATCTATGTGGATTATATCCATAGGGTTTTTTATCATTTCTACAGCACCTGCAACATCGTGAAACCCATAGCCCAATTTCCCACAGAAGAGATACAGCGATGA
- a CDS encoding helix-turn-helix domain-containing protein yields the protein MNQKKTGAFFKELRKEKKLTQEQVSVRLNVSNRTVSRWETGSTMPDLDVLMQMADFYEVDLRELLEGERREERMNPELEETVLKVADFSTTEKQKANRRMHWIFIAGLAAFILYFAMLIVNDGKESNLFDFVQGLSLGIACSTTILGVIMTSRNAAKIRTFKMRLLHRSNYQGTV from the coding sequence ATGAATCAGAAAAAGACCGGTGCATTCTTCAAGGAATTGAGGAAAGAAAAGAAATTGACCCAGGAGCAGGTATCAGTTCGGCTCAATGTATCCAACAGGACGGTTTCACGCTGGGAGACCGGCAGTACTATGCCTGATCTGGATGTACTGATGCAGATGGCAGATTTTTATGAAGTGGACCTTCGTGAGTTGTTGGAAGGAGAAAGGAGGGAGGAGAGAATGAATCCAGAACTTGAGGAAACCGTACTGAAGGTGGCCGATTTCAGTACTACGGAGAAGCAAAAGGCGAATCGACGAATGCATTGGATCTTCATTGCGGGCTTGGCGGCATTCATCCTCTATTTCGCAATGCTCATTGTCAATGACGGAAAAGAATCAAACCTGTTTGATTTTGTGCAGGGATTATCCTTGGGAATTGCATGCAGTACAACCATCCTCGGCGTGATTATGACAAGCCGAAATGCAGCGAAAATCCGTACTTTCAAGATGAGGCTCCTGCATCGCAGCAATTACCAAGGGACAGTCTAA
- a CDS encoding alpha/beta hydrolase — MHTQKRLKTVHKVLLGIVLSMLLLFGSAYLYVSDYYRADGATENRTLHADLHITDTKDALIVGADHATTALIFYPGGKVDHRAYEPLMLLIAQQGMLCIVPKMPFNLAVFDVDVADRFIPLYPEIESWYVGGHSLGGSMAASYAAKKSDGLEGVILLASYSTADLFYAGLRVLSIYGSKDSVLSKESYQKYGGNLPSNVTSLVLQGANHAGFGAYGPQKGDGIADISAQEQQAAAAQAIAEFCLVH; from the coding sequence GTGCATACGCAGAAGAGGTTGAAGACGGTACATAAGGTTCTCTTGGGGATTGTCCTATCGATGCTCCTCCTTTTTGGTTCTGCATACCTCTATGTTTCAGACTACTATCGTGCAGATGGGGCAACTGAGAATCGGACCCTGCATGCCGATCTCCACATTACAGATACGAAGGATGCACTCATCGTTGGAGCTGACCATGCTACAACTGCCCTGATTTTCTACCCAGGGGGAAAGGTTGACCATCGGGCGTACGAGCCGTTGATGCTTCTGATCGCCCAACAAGGCATGTTGTGCATCGTGCCCAAGATGCCGTTCAACCTGGCGGTATTTGATGTCGATGTTGCCGACCGATTCATTCCCCTGTACCCTGAAATTGAGAGCTGGTATGTGGGAGGGCATTCACTTGGGGGGAGCATGGCGGCAAGCTATGCTGCAAAGAAAAGTGATGGCCTTGAAGGTGTAATCCTGCTTGCCTCCTATTCCACCGCCGACCTTTTTTATGCTGGCTTGCGGGTTTTGAGTATCTATGGCAGCAAGGATTCTGTCTTGAGCAAGGAATCATATCAGAAGTATGGAGGCAATCTTCCAAGCAATGTTACATCCTTGGTGCTCCAAGGGGCAAATCATGCAGGATTCGGTGCCTATGGTCCCCAAAAAGGGGATGGAATCGCCGATATATCCGCCCAAGAACAGCAGGCAGCTGCAGCTCAGGCTATTGCAGAATTCTGCCTGGTGCACTAG
- a CDS encoding DsbA family protein — protein sequence MKNIIITNFTDPVCIWCWGTEPVFRALETHYPDQIEFRYVMGGLVDDIDNFADPGNGIDAGSDGANAQIVSHWLEAAQQHGMPVKPEGFHLFSKEFPSTYPQNIAYKAAQMVDPLKADALLRRIREATLTEAKVTSDPDVLIELASDVGLDSAVFMSALKSSEAQQAFQEDLRQTQKAGVDVFPSFLIRNAEGGDVLLRGYMGFADFQQAISSLTDGSMIPTEVAPSATLLYTLLDKHPRLAFEEVYRAFDFTSREQTHRWLKDLIDTRLLEKEAVGPSYFIRKGM from the coding sequence ATGAAGAATATCATCATTACCAATTTTACCGACCCAGTGTGTATATGGTGCTGGGGAACCGAACCGGTATTCAGGGCATTGGAAACCCATTATCCTGACCAGATTGAATTTCGCTATGTAATGGGCGGCTTGGTCGATGACATCGACAACTTTGCCGACCCGGGCAATGGTATCGATGCAGGCTCTGATGGGGCAAACGCCCAAATTGTTTCCCATTGGCTGGAAGCAGCACAGCAACATGGAATGCCGGTCAAGCCCGAGGGTTTTCACTTGTTCTCAAAGGAATTTCCCTCCACCTATCCCCAGAATATCGCGTATAAGGCTGCCCAAATGGTAGATCCGCTCAAAGCGGATGCCCTACTCAGAAGAATTCGGGAAGCAACCCTGACTGAAGCCAAAGTTACAAGCGATCCGGATGTTCTAATTGAGCTTGCTTCTGATGTTGGTCTTGATAGTGCGGTGTTCATGAGTGCACTAAAGAGCAGTGAGGCCCAACAAGCATTCCAAGAGGACCTTAGACAAACACAGAAAGCAGGAGTTGATGTGTTTCCAAGTTTCTTGATACGCAATGCAGAGGGGGGGGACGTGCTTCTTCGGGGGTATATGGGCTTTGCTGACTTTCAACAAGCCATCAGCTCTCTGACCGATGGCTCAATGATTCCCACTGAAGTAGCTCCCTCGGCAACACTGCTGTATACGTTGTTGGACAAGCATCCAAGGCTTGCATTCGAGGAGGTGTACAGGGCTTTTGACTTCACCTCCCGAGAGCAAACGCATCGGTGGCTTAAGGACTTGATCGATACACGATTGCTGGAAAAGGAAGCGGTTGGGCCCAGCTATTTTATAAGAAAGGGAATGTGA
- a CDS encoding ATP-binding protein has protein sequence MVIERTRYLNMLINKRKNGRVKIVTGIRRCGKSFLLFELYHKYLLSEGVSEQEIIELQLDDITNAKYQNPFELDAYIRELISDVNRFYYVFIDEIQRVYTVQNPYVDVPDAKIGFVDVVLGLLKLKHVDLYISGSNSKMLSSDIHTDFKDRGTEIKVNPLTYQEFHTAFQGDERYAWDEYVTYGGMPYAVLLEDHEEKSHYLKDLFEKTYLSDVKERYKIGNDISVLDALLDYSASAVGSLTNAYKLSNTFRSVTQTSIKPETISRYLEYFQDAYILRKALRYDVKGRKYIGTPYKYYFTDVGLRNARLNFRQSEENHIMENIIYNELIVRGYDVDVGVVETSITTDEGKKIRTQHEIDFVASKGSQRYYLQSAFSLATEEKRQQEILSLIRVPDSFRKIVIIKDRIVPKHDDQGILYLGIEQFLLEEASMDL, from the coding sequence ATGGTCATTGAACGTACTCGATATCTGAATATGTTGATTAATAAGAGGAAGAACGGTCGGGTCAAGATTGTTACTGGGATACGAAGATGTGGCAAATCCTTCTTGTTGTTTGAACTGTATCACAAGTATCTACTCTCAGAAGGTGTCTCTGAGCAGGAGATAATCGAATTACAACTTGATGACATTACCAATGCCAAATATCAGAATCCCTTTGAGCTTGATGCGTATATTCGTGAACTGATTTCCGATGTGAACCGTTTTTACTATGTATTTATTGATGAGATCCAGAGAGTGTATACGGTACAAAATCCCTATGTGGATGTACCTGATGCCAAAATCGGCTTTGTCGATGTTGTTCTAGGTTTGCTGAAACTCAAGCATGTCGACCTTTATATAAGCGGAAGTAATTCCAAGATGCTCTCATCGGACATCCATACTGATTTTAAGGATCGAGGAACGGAAATCAAGGTCAATCCGCTTACCTATCAGGAATTTCATACTGCTTTTCAAGGGGATGAACGCTATGCGTGGGATGAATACGTTACCTACGGAGGTATGCCGTATGCAGTTCTGCTGGAAGACCATGAAGAGAAGAGTCATTATCTGAAGGACCTTTTCGAAAAGACCTATCTCTCAGATGTAAAAGAGCGATATAAGATTGGGAATGATATATCAGTATTGGATGCTTTACTCGATTATTCTGCCTCTGCTGTAGGGTCTCTGACCAATGCATACAAGCTCTCCAATACATTTAGGTCTGTTACACAAACAAGCATTAAACCTGAAACCATTTCCCGTTATTTGGAATATTTTCAGGATGCTTATATCCTTAGAAAGGCTCTCAGGTACGATGTCAAAGGACGAAAGTATATTGGAACGCCGTATAAGTACTATTTTACTGACGTGGGGCTCAGAAATGCGAGATTGAACTTTCGTCAGTCTGAGGAGAATCATATCATGGAGAATATTATCTATAATGAATTGATTGTCCGAGGATATGATGTTGATGTAGGGGTTGTGGAAACCAGTATAACAACTGATGAGGGTAAGAAAATACGTACCCAACACGAAATTGACTTTGTTGCAAGCAAAGGAAGCCAACGGTATTATCTGCAGTCAGCATTTTCTCTTGCAACCGAAGAAAAACGTCAGCAGGAAATCCTGTCACTCATTCGAGTACCTGATTCATTCCGGAAGATTGTAATCATAAAGGATCGCATTGTTCCCAAACATGATGATCAGGGTATTCTTTACCTCGGGATAGAACAATTTCTCCTAGAAGAAGCTTCTATGGACTTGTAG
- a CDS encoding DUF1905 domain-containing protein, which produces MYSFTASIQKVPDQDGAYVVVPFDIQQVFGKKRVKVHATFDGYPYDGSVVNMGLTNADGSICYIIGMRKDIRKSIGKGPGDSIAVTLTEREA; this is translated from the coding sequence ATGTACAGCTTTACAGCAAGTATCCAGAAAGTACCCGACCAGGATGGGGCCTATGTAGTGGTTCCTTTCGATATACAGCAGGTGTTCGGCAAGAAAAGGGTGAAGGTGCATGCCACCTTCGACGGGTATCCCTATGACGGAAGCGTTGTAAACATGGGACTTACCAATGCCGATGGGAGTATTTGTTACATTATTGGTATGAGAAAGGACATTCGTAAAAGCATTGGTAAAGGTCCGGGTGATAGCATAGCAGTGACCTTGACTGAACGGGAGGCTTAG